The Kryptolebias marmoratus isolate JLee-2015 linkage group LG7, ASM164957v2, whole genome shotgun sequence region TGTTAAATATCCtaaatatttcagattattaaaatgttgactgaacacagattgttttttatgaattgGTGCAGGGTCAAATGTATGAGGCAGAAACTGTACAgcaattttttaaagcaaaatccAGGCCAGACTCTATTAAAACTAGCATGACATACCTGTTTGTTGAGGGTTTTAATAACTAGAaagcttgatttatttttttccacttgaatggagctttttattcacttagagaaatgtttttctgcattcCCTTTAATTTGTGGGACCCCCCAAGGATCCATTCTGGGTCCcttgatttacatttttgttcagtatagaAATCCAAGAAAACCACTGCAGCtatctgctaacagacagaggcaGGAAACGtcaaaaagagaacaaaaatatctgacaaagaaaaactaagatGACCTAGGTTCTTTGGCTCACACTGCCATCATTTCTCAGAGCAGTTTATCTTCAAAGTTTTGAGACAGCTcgttttctccatctttttatGTGCCTCTCTGTGTATTTAGATTTTCTGGACATCTGGGATGTGGATATGATGAAGAAGCCCAATGAAAGCAATAAGACTGATCACCACACCAAGTTCTACAACTCCAACAATCTTATTGTTCGACGAGGACAAGAGTTCCAGGTCAAGGTCACCTTCAGTCGTCCCTACAAACCCAACGAGGACAAGTTTGCTCTGGAGTTTGTTATTGGTAAGACTTTAATCCAGGTGCCTCAGAGTCTCTCATAGGTAGTTAAATTGATCAGTAAATGCTGATATTAAAGTAGCAATGCATATATTTTTATGTCAGTGATTGTAAAGCCACTCATTTTAATACCAGCATTTCCCTTTGagtattttttgctttttgaccAGCTGAGAAcaagtttgcttttttattcagttcacCTTTACTAATACTTAGAAATGATGCAACAGGCAACAAAGCATTCTCATTTAGTTAAATCTGCTAATGTTTCCTGTTCAGGATCCAGCCCAGACTACAGTAAGGGCACCTACATTCCTGTCTTTCCTACAAAGGATCGTCAGAGCTCCTGGGAAGGCCGCATCACAGAAACCAATAACAACATGGTCACCATGGGCATCATCCCTAAAGCGGACTGCATTGTGGGGAAATATCAAATGTTTGTCGCCGTGCTGACGCCTTTTGGCGTCCGCAGGACTAAACGAGACCCCAGTCGAGATCTTTACATCCTTTTTAATCCCTGGTTGGCAGGTCTGTGTACACTACAGAAGAGTATAAGTTGTACATACTTTTGAAATGCTGAGCCAGGTTCTTTTTTACCTTCAGCTGATGCTGTGTTTCTGGATGATGAAGAAGAGAGGCAAGAGTGTGTGATGAATGAGATCGGGATCATCTATCACGGCGCCTATGATGACATCTCTGAGAGAAACTGGAACTATGGACAGgtaggagaaaaaagaaagagagcgCTCAAGAtttatttaagtcatttttttggGCTGAATTGTAACAGTGGGGGTCTCAAAGAGGAACTCATGGTCATTTATTTAAGttagtttattctttttctttcctttagtTCAACCATGGGGTGCTGGATGCGTGTCTGTACATCATGGACAGGTCTGAGATGCCCATCACCAACAGAGGAGACCCTGTCAAGGTGACCAGAAAAGCCTCTGCCATGGTGAGGAAAGAAGAactctgtcttttctgtcttctaaaaaatgtgttcaaatattACAACATATTTATGATTATTGCAACCCAAGTTATTGCACGAATGGGtaaaaatgatctaaatctttgttgttttctctccagCTAAATTCCCGTGATGATGAAGGAGTGTTGGTGGGGAACTGGAGTGGAGACTACACCTATGGGGTGGCTCCTACTTCCTGGACCGGCAGCACTGACATCCTGCTCAGCTATGCCAGCAGCAAGATGCCCGTCTGCTATGCTCAGTGCTGGGTCTATGCTGCCGTCTTCAACACCTGTGAGATAAAAGCACAATGAAATTAAAGACATAGTATatgagctttaaactaaaatgattttagactaagattttCTTATGTTGAAAATGGCATACTTAGAGTTGTTTTGGTCATAGCTTGAAAATGCCAGTATGTGTCATGTCATGCAATATCACGGTGTCACAtgaattttttacatttgatttttctgtagccagtatctaaaataaaataaaagacagcaaGACATCTCCTAATGATATTTTAAACGTGTGTGTTGCAGTCCTCCGCTGTCTGGGTATCCCAGCTCGAGTCGTCACCAACTACTTTTCTGCTCACGACAATGATGGAAACCTAAAGACCGATGTAATCCTGGATGACAATGGCAGAATTGATCGAAAACTCACCAAGGATTCTATCTGGTACCAaactttttattcagaacatcattAAACTGAGACAGTTGCTCTGTTTCAACATatcattttactcattttattgGCTTGCAGTGACTAATATTCTGTTACCGCAATAAAACTTGTCAGCAATAAATGGGCAACAATACATATTTACTAAATAATAGAGGATTTATGGTTTACAGAAAAGGAGTTAGTCATAAATTTTATGATCAGTGACTTTTTAATTATCAAATTTTTTAGACACTTGAGTAACATTTAGGAAACTGCTATTTACTGTACCCAAAGGACAAATTttaccttgtgtttttgtaagcctttttatttttttattcgaACTGACTTCAATGTCTCTGCTTATTAACAGAGAGAACAAATATCTATAGCCTCCGATAAAAGGTGTTCAttctcctgttgttgttttagttccttttagttttgttcatatttaatcAGACTTTCTGAACACAATTAGGCTTGCTCAGAGGATTAATTGGGCACATTTCAGAATCATCTTGTATGGAAAATATTCTGGctgattcttttatttatttatttattttactgtgtggTGGCAtgtgtggaaaacatttaaatgcagaCAAAGTCCTGTATAAGAAAAAGACCTTTAATAAACAGGACTATATTCCCTCTATCTTTACCTATACTGAACATTTATTGTTGTCAGGAACTATCACTGCTGGAATGAGTGCTACATGTCCAGACCAGACCTCCCTCCAGGTTTTGGAGGCTGGCAGGTTGTGGATGCAACACCACAGGAAACCAGCGACGGTAATCAGTGATATTATGAACTAATACACTTTGTAATGCAATGAGTCATGTTATGTGTCTtcataaaagtaaattattgttgtttttcttgttactTTGTCCTTAAAGGCATGTACCGATGTGGACCTGCATCAGTCCACGCCATCAAACATGGACAGATTTGCTATCCATTTGACGCAGcctttgtgtttgcagaagttagttcataaaaaaacattggaaCTTTTTAtaacattactttaaaaagatttttttttccatcacttgTCATGCTTTGAGACTTGAAACTAGATTTGCTGAGGTAAAATCTAGTTCAgtgagtttttttcttcctctttaccCTCCTGCAGGTGAACAGCgattgtgtgttttattctcgGAGGAATGATGGGACCATGCAGCCGGTCAAAGTGAACCGAACTCATATAGGTCGCATGGTTTTGACCAAAGCTGTGGGAGACGTGACTCGTCGCGACATCACTGATCAATACAAGTTTCCTGAAGGTCAGTGACCACATCGAACAGAAATCTGTGCTAAACGAAGCAGAActgtttttcctgcttcagCTTCTGATTTATCCCAGACATCTGCCAAAGAAAACGTAAAAAgagcagttttaaaataatcagcgATAGCATTCAAGTTTAAATGCATGAATACATTAAACCTTGCACAAAATGGCTTATAACTGAAtgagtaaaaagtaaaacattaggTAGAGACACTTTTTTCTTGAGATAAATTGATTCAATTAGCCTGTAAATCAGGTTCATTTATCTATTTCTGCAATAATAGTAGatagtaaataaaatcagcagaataGATCGATGTTGGCCATTTGACTGGTTTTGGGCAGCAAAGTACCATGTGCCAATCAAGTCTGATTGCCAGACTAGGCAGTGTTTTTAGTGTGAGGTCAGTATGACTTCTCTTTATCCAAAGTGAGTGTTTTAGGCGTGAACACATGGTGAATTATTGTCTTTGtcaacaatttaatttaaagccaAAAGCAGTGTTTCTATAAGTGGGTCCTATTTGTCAATCCAACCCAGGGACCCCAGAGGAGCGAACAGTACTGGAGAAAGCAGAGGAATACGGCTGTAAAGGGGAGAAGTCCAACCCGCCCCTGGCTGATGTGGACATAGTCCTGCCAACCATGGAGATCAGCGTTGGCGATGATTTCGACCTGAACCTGGAGTTCACCAACCGCAGTGACCAGCAGCGCACAGTGGAGGCCTACGTCAGCGGGAGTGTGGTGTATTACACCGGAGTCGCCAGCCACGAGTTCCTCTTTGAGACCCCCACTGTTACAATTCAGCCAAAAACAAGTAAGAAAGGGGAGATTCAAGAAGGGATCCTAAAATCTAACTTAAAAGCGGCATAAAGAATAATTTTGTCACAGgatgtttttaattgatttaaattaaaaaagtgattataaaatagttttttgttcgTGTTGCAGGTGTGAAGGAGTTGGTGATTGTTGAGTCAAGAGACTACATGGATCATCTGGTTGATCAGGCTAATCTTCACTTTATCGTTACTGGGAAGATCAAAGAAACCAGCCAGATCGTTACCGCAATGAAAATCGTCACCCTGCACAACCCAAAACTCATCGTTGAggtctgatttttatttgatttttttcagttcatcCAAAATCATTCTGACTAAATTGTTAGCTAGTTTCTATCTTATAATTAGGCTGAGTCCCATTTCGCCCCTacacattttctgcatttacaCTGATTATGTAGAGGAATGACAAAGAGGTAGCCGTGCTGTCGGGGCCTTTAAATTAAGATCTTTCAGGGATTAGGGTCACCTCAGACAAAGCAGTACAAATTTTGCTATTAAAACAATCTCACaagtgtattttttgtgttaaagatATTTCATTGTCAGAGCAATCATTTTAATGtctagtttgtcttttttaaaaacatgagtaATATCGTTTGCTAAAGTCTGTTAAAGGTTGGATGACAAGTTACATGACCTACAGTATATATGGGCACAATGATACAGCATTTGTTTATGGAAAAGAAATTAGCCACAACTGTTGCAACTATATGTTGCGTTTTGTAaggtttgttctttgttctgtgTGCACTCCAGGTGTCTGGCAGCAACAAAGTGAGTGAGGAGATGATTGCAACTGTGCACTTTACAAACCCCTTCACTCATAATCTTGAGAATGTCTACATTCGTATGGAAGGACCAGGGGTCATGCTGCCTGTAAAGAAATATTACAGGTGAGTTTGACTCAAAATAAATAGATGactctttaaaattaaaaacaggtccTTACAGAGCACATAGCGAGTACTCACTTTGAGTACCAGGTATTAACCCACTAAGTACCATCTTCATATTAAACTAATCAGCTTTCACAGATTATAAACTTATAATTAATGTTAAAAGTTTGTTCATAACTGATTCAAAGCCACTGATCAAAGCCTAGTCAGGGCCAGTACTTCTTCAAATTTTTGGTAACCAAGCAAAGTCTACTCATGACCATTGGCCCCACACCGTGGTCCCACTGTCACCAggctccacccaggaccccaGCATGCTGCCTCACAATGATTGATTATCCACCTCAACCTCGCTAtgggccctgtgatggactggggtcctgtccagggtgtcccccgcctctctcacagtgactgctggagatatcAGCTCTCCACGATTctgaaaggagaagtgggtaaagaaaatggatggctggatCTCACTATGCACATTTTGTGTACGCTCAAAACCCTCCATGCTCAGTCACGTGTAATGGGGAGCccagtgtttttaatttcactttttggAAGATGTTACCTAGAATCAAAAGACCATCCACATTTTTGGCTGATTTTTATGTCACAGTGGGGTCATATACCAGCGTGAGAGAGACCTGAGACAACAATATCAAATTAGCTCAATGGTTTTgtgagtttaaaatgtgttgacatatataacattttctaaatatttaattgtaGATGTTTTGAAAACTTGACTGGTTTCTATGGcatatttaatacatttaagaCAGCTATAGAGATCCTGTCTTTTTAAAGTAGGGATATAAAGCACACACGTAAAACATTAATGATTTGTGAACATTTATACAGGAGTTTATTCTAGATGTGTCATaaatttctgtttgctttttaaaatgttctgttatATGGATGTAAAATACCCTCTCTAAGTAATCTACTCTGACTAAACTGAAGACTCATAAATGAATATAACTGGAACCAATGAGTTGTGCACTACTTGGGGGCTATCATGTGTTTAGAttccatatttatgtttttttaaaaccaatccAGTCTTGCTGGTATCTAACTCTGAGCCTTCTGATTTCAGTCTGATCCCAGGAGGCTCCTCTCTGACCTGCACCGAGAATTTCAGGCCTCAGAGGGCCGGCAGCACCAGAGTGATCGCTACTTTGGACTGTTCTGGTCTGAGACAGGTCTCCGGCCAGGCGTCCATCAACGTCGAGGCTTGAGGATCACCGCAACATTACTGACATCcaaaatatttctgcttcagTTAGACTTCAGCTCAAATAAGGGCCtattacagaaaaacagaattataaGAGTAATGAACTTAAGCATCTATAATAACAGGACAGTTTGAATTTACTGTAaagctgaagaaagaaagaaaaaagaacacttatttcagatttttcaaTGAATTTAAATCTTGGgggtttttatttagttttaaaactttaggcTGTGGTCCATTTTGGCCAATAAAGCCAGAATTCCTTTGAAAAAGAATCAGACACTCGGATCTGACATCTTTTAAAGGTCATCACTATAACACGTTGgccaaaaatagctaaataaattcacagttcagttgtgagaaaaacaaaaaacttgctaaaaatgcagcttttggAAACGGATATTGAACAGAgcctaaaattaaaatgattggTCAGAAACAGCAAAGCaatgaaaatctttttatttgtattctaTAGATTTGAGTGAcaggtttgactttttttttcaaaataaattacaggaaATATTGATTAATCCccaaaaaatttaattaatttttcacatttaaatgtttccgaataaacaaatttttgtcttcctttattctttttttttaaatgaatggaAATATCAACTGAATAAAAGATTAAACACCACATTATTTTGTGACATGGTCctttttctgcatgtgggcgTTTGTGAAAGTGAGACAGTGAAAGGTTCTTTTGCAGAAGAGTCTCAatcattaaacagttttattcagaCCTTATTTcataagaaaatataaacaacaagTGCAATGGAAGATAAACTTTAAGGTCTCCTACataaacatttctaaattttgattaaaaaaacaatttttccccacacatttacaattttattttagatttctttAATTTCCTGAAAGGTTCTGGTGTTTCTAGTTGTGCACTTTGAAGTAAAAAATCCAAATGCAGTACTTTGCTCTCACTTTTACTTGAAGGTGATGAGATAGTCTGGGTAAGCCTGGTCATCATGGAAAACAATATACATGTCAGGGTTGTTGGTTTTATCCACCACGCTGTCATAACGGTCGTGGGGCTGCTGAGCATCTCGAGCTGGAGGCACCTTCATCCCACTTTGCCCCTGAGTGTAGACGCCAGTCAGGACTCGGGCTACGAACATCAGCTGAGAACCATCAGCAGCTGGTTTGGAGTAAGTGGGGTGGGCAGAGTAAATGGCATTTACAGCAAAGTAGGTTCCTTCACCATATGCTGTGGCTGAGAGTGATAAAACATAAGAATATCAGAATCACAATCACTTTATTGCCTTTGCCAATAAACAAGTTAGCAGGATAGGAAATCATTTTGGTGtaatggtgcaaataaaacaaatacaaatgaataagtaaacaatgAAAGAAGAAATTCATTATAGTGTACATGTGCATAATAACAAGTGGGTAAAGTGGCTGTATCGTGCTAGAGTCaattatctgttgttcagcagtttagtggctgggggaaagaagctgttcatgtggcGGAAATTTCTGGTCCGGATGGACCGTAGTCTTTTGCCTGAGGGGAGAAGATTAAATAAGCTGTATCCAGGGTGAGAGGAGTCAGCTGCAATTCGACCTGCATGTCCTAAAGTCCTGGAGGAGTACAGGTCATGTACATGTTGGAGGTTGCAGCCAATCACCCTCTCGGCGGAGCGCACAACGCGTTGTAGTCTCTGTTTGCCCCTGCTCCTGGCCCCAGTGTACCACACGGTGATGGAGGTGGTAAGgatgacagctgtgtaaaacttcACCATCAGCTCAGTTGGCATTTTGAGTTTCCTCAGCTGCTGTAAGAAGAACATcctctgctgtgcttttttgatgatgatggtgatggtgatACCCAGGAAGCGGAAGGAGTCCACAGTGGCGATGGTGAGGTCTTTTTACAATGAGAGGGTGTGGTGGCCAATGACGGTAGTGTCATCCGCAAAcataatcagttttacagactcaTGGCTGGAGGTGCAGCAGTTGGTGTAGAGGGAGAAGAGCAGAGGTGAAAGTACGCAGCCCTGGAGGGAACTGGTGCTGATCGTCCGAGTTTCCGAGATGGTCTCCCCAGCTGCATGTACTGCCTCATATCCAGCAAGAAGTTGGTGATCCCCCTGCAGATGGAGTTGGGCATACTGAGCTGAGAGAGCTTAACTTGGAGCAGGTGTGGCAAGATTGTGTTGAATGCAGAGCTGAAGTCCACAAACAGGCTCCTGGCATAGGCTTTTGGGGTGTTCAGATGTTGCAGGATGAAATGGTGGGCCAGGTTAATGGCATCGTCTACAGACCTGTTAGCTCTGTAGGCAAACTGCAGCGGGTCTAGGAGAGGGGCGGTGATGGTCTTAAGATGGAAGAGGACCAGTCGCTCAAATGTCTTAATGACTACAGACATCAGAGCCACAGACCTATAGTCATTAAGACTTTAATCAtagcagcattttcttttttgctcctTACATAATATTTTATCTCTTTTCTGACAATTACCTTGCTGTTTATTAGAtgaaaagcacaatgtgaattagaaaacaaagagtTGCAGACAACATAGAAAATCATTACCATTTTGCCCAGCGAAGCGCCTGTTGAATCCAGTTTTCATGATGGAGTCAGAGCTGTCCTGCGTCGTTCCGTGGTACAGGAACTTTTCACCTGCTCCTCCTGACTGGATGTTCTTCTCAGTCAGATGCTTCTTCTGAGCCTCATAGGCACGACGTAGATGAATGTTCTGCAAACGTTCAAtctaacaggaaaaatcagaacCAAAGAACCAGTCAGCTGACAAGCTGTCTACATTAGAGAATGTAGAATTTGTTAAAGTATAAAACATGCAcctgttgtgatttttaaaaagcatagtTAGAGATTAGACTAGATGTCAGTGTCATGTTTGTCTCAAAACTCCAACTCAGCACATAAATTGAAATTGAGGAGAA contains the following coding sequences:
- the f13a1b gene encoding coagulation factor XIII A chain, which translates into the protein MSDKEATLTPSPAPPAPTGRPPKVNNRGRSSVPIASSNSETTDIPELEYFGVPGPRGYPPLTNFLDIWDVDMMKKPNESNKTDHHTKFYNSNNLIVRRGQEFQVKVTFSRPYKPNEDKFALEFVIGSSPDYSKGTYIPVFPTKDRQSSWEGRITETNNNMVTMGIIPKADCIVGKYQMFVAVLTPFGVRRTKRDPSRDLYILFNPWLAADAVFLDDEEERQECVMNEIGIIYHGAYDDISERNWNYGQFNHGVLDACLYIMDRSEMPITNRGDPVKVTRKASAMLNSRDDEGVLVGNWSGDYTYGVAPTSWTGSTDILLSYASSKMPVCYAQCWVYAAVFNTFLRCLGIPARVVTNYFSAHDNDGNLKTDVILDDNGRIDRKLTKDSIWNYHCWNECYMSRPDLPPGFGGWQVVDATPQETSDGMYRCGPASVHAIKHGQICYPFDAAFVFAEVNSDCVFYSRRNDGTMQPVKVNRTHIGRMVLTKAVGDVTRRDITDQYKFPEGTPEERTVLEKAEEYGCKGEKSNPPLADVDIVLPTMEISVGDDFDLNLEFTNRSDQQRTVEAYVSGSVVYYTGVASHEFLFETPTVTIQPKTSVKELVIVESRDYMDHLVDQANLHFIVTGKIKETSQIVTAMKIVTLHNPKLIVEVSGSNKVSEEMIATVHFTNPFTHNLENVYIRMEGPGVMLPVKKYYSLIPGGSSLTCTENFRPQRAGSTRVIATLDCSGLRQVSGQASINVEA